A segment of the Bacillus pseudomycoides genome:
AACATATAATGGATTTTCTTTAAAAAATGTATCGTTTAACATCAAAAAGGGGTTTGTAACGGGATTTATTGGTGCAAATGGCGCAGGGAAAAGTACAACAATTAAACTAATTATGGATCTTATTAGCAAGGATAGTGGGGATATCAAAATTTTTGGTAAGGATTATCAAAAGGAACAAGTTTCTATTAAAGAGCGTATTGGATTCGTATATGATGACAATATCTTTTATGAAGATATGACAGTTCATCAACTGAAAAAATTCATTGCTCCAGCTTATAAAAAATGGGATGAAAATCGCTTCCAATCCTACATACGAAACTTTGAGTTACCGACTAACATAAAAATGAAAAAGATGTCTAAAGGGATGAAAATGAAGACTTCCCTAGCGTTTGCACTTTCACACCATGCCGAATTTATTATTATGGATGAACCGACTTCTGGACTTGACCCTGTATTTCGAAGAGAAATTTTAGACATCCTTTATGATTTAATGGTCGATCAAGATAAAACAATCTTTTTCTCTACGCACATTACAACTGATTTAGACCGTATAGCTGATTATATTGTATTTATTCATAATGGAGAAATTGTGTTCGAAAAAGATATGCATAGTATTTCTGAAGAATATGCAATTGTAAAAGGGGATACAGCCATACTTACACCAAAAATCAGGGAACAATTGATTGGGATTCGTGAAACAAACATCGGATTTGAAGCACTTACAAGTATTGCACTCCATACACATACTCAACTAGGGAATGATGTGTTAATTGAAGAAGCGACGTTAGAAGATATTATGTACTATACAAAAAAGGGGAATATTCAATATGTATAATTTAATATTAAAGGACTTTCGATTGCAAAAATTAATTATATTATTGTATTTGATTATCATATGCTTTTTTATTATGACATTTGGAAGCTTTTACTTAATGGTCGTTTTACCGGTTGGTTCTTATGTGATAAATCTACATTATTATGACGCAAAGAATAATAGTCACAAGTTTATTAACAGCCTTCCTTATAGTAGAAAAAAATTATTATGTCAAAATATATAGGTACAATGATATTCATGCTTATAGTGGTGTCATTTTCTTTATCGATTCAAGCGATAATTCAGTTTGTATTTCCGACTTATGGTCAAATGGCAACTCCACAGGAAATTGTGATTAGTATTCTTACTGCGATGTTGTTTACATCTCTCTACTTACCATTTTTCTATCGCTTTACCAATAAATATTTGATAGCTGCTGTCAGCATTATTTTTCCTGTA
Coding sequences within it:
- a CDS encoding ABC transporter ATP-binding protein, whose protein sequence is MENIVELKNVSKTYNGFSLKNVSFNIKKGFVTGFIGANGAGKSTTIKLIMDLISKDSGDIKIFGKDYQKEQVSIKERIGFVYDDNIFYEDMTVHQLKKFIAPAYKKWDENRFQSYIRNFELPTNIKMKKMSKGMKMKTSLAFALSHHAEFIIMDEPTSGLDPVFRREILDILYDLMVDQDKTIFFSTHITTDLDRIADYIVFIHNGEIVFEKDMHSISEEYAIVKGDTAILTPKIREQLIGIRETNIGFEALTSIALHTHTQLGNDVLIEEATLEDIMYYTKKGNIQYV